The following are from one region of the Salicibibacter kimchii genome:
- a CDS encoding IucA/IucC family C-terminal-domain containing protein, translated as MSIEQIESFGVKRVDEHTSGFLVADLLDEETCHSFLRQHMEDIKAPNKKVAASLFMKQYTRFVVASTLYSIGTYNCALSLPVQACMFSRERKLCVQERACPFQKWEHWEREGRREQLLRELFSYHITPMISVLNNTTRVSANILWENVAVRVNSLYRKALANEPSQERQWQLTNDFYYLKHADGDLFKWEGNPIRAYLKNVPDSTSMHYRQTCCLYHRLEEDPEGIGYCNNCPIGNKLASQC; from the coding sequence TTGAGTATCGAACAAATTGAATCGTTTGGTGTCAAGCGTGTAGACGAACATACGTCAGGGTTTCTGGTCGCTGACCTCCTGGATGAAGAAACCTGTCATTCGTTTCTCCGCCAGCACATGGAAGACATCAAGGCCCCGAATAAAAAGGTGGCCGCGTCTTTATTTATGAAACAGTATACGCGTTTTGTCGTGGCTTCCACCCTGTACAGCATAGGAACCTATAATTGCGCGCTTTCCCTTCCCGTTCAAGCCTGCATGTTTAGCAGGGAACGAAAGCTGTGTGTGCAAGAAAGGGCTTGTCCTTTTCAAAAATGGGAGCATTGGGAAAGAGAGGGCCGAAGGGAACAATTGCTACGAGAGTTATTTTCTTACCACATTACGCCGATGATTTCTGTGTTGAATAATACGACACGAGTGTCTGCCAACATCCTTTGGGAAAACGTGGCTGTTCGGGTGAACTCTTTATATCGAAAAGCATTGGCAAATGAACCCAGTCAAGAGAGGCAGTGGCAGCTCACCAATGATTTTTATTACCTTAAACATGCAGATGGTGATCTTTTCAAATGGGAAGGCAATCCAATACGTGCTTATTTAAAGAATGTTCCAGATAGCACCAGCATGCATTATCGGCAAACTTGCTGCCTATATCATCGTTTGGAAGAGGATCCGGAAGGCATTGGCTACTGTAATAATTGCCCGATTGGCAACAAATTGGCAAGTCAGTGTTAA
- a CDS encoding FecCD family ABC transporter permease, producing the protein MSKYLTIRNRFVSFRLEKKPLAIIAILFIILCFSMVIGLSFGSTWISPFAVLQHLFGSDSSGHAFIIDVLRLPRMVLALLVGASLGVAGLILQEMIRNPLASPDIIGITSGASVAAVAFIAWFSGIISISYLPVAAMMGAGVVSLLIYLLAWKRGVTPVRLVLIGIGMAAAMDALTTMMIVFSPIQTASQAYTWLTGSVYGTTWDDVAAMLPWVLLFMPLAYLCTRAIHVQQLGDGVAVGLGAKIQWQRFFMILISVGLAGVAVAFAGGVGFVGLMAPHIGRFFVGRSFAALVPVSALIGGWMVVVADVIARTAFLPLDLPVGVLISGIGAPFFIYLLYRNRHI; encoded by the coding sequence ATGAGCAAATACCTAACCATTCGTAATCGTTTTGTTTCGTTTAGGCTGGAAAAAAAGCCTCTCGCCATTATCGCTATTCTTTTCATCATTCTGTGCTTCTCGATGGTGATCGGCTTATCGTTCGGTAGCACCTGGATTTCTCCATTTGCTGTTTTGCAACACTTATTTGGATCAGACAGCAGTGGCCATGCTTTTATTATCGATGTCCTTCGCCTGCCTCGGATGGTGCTTGCTTTGTTGGTAGGAGCTTCTTTAGGGGTGGCGGGATTAATTTTACAGGAAATGATCCGTAATCCCTTGGCATCCCCCGATATTATCGGGATTACCAGTGGGGCTTCTGTAGCCGCTGTCGCATTTATTGCCTGGTTCAGTGGGATCATTTCCATCAGTTATTTGCCGGTGGCAGCGATGATGGGGGCCGGAGTGGTTTCACTCCTGATTTATCTTCTGGCATGGAAAAGAGGCGTGACCCCGGTTCGTCTAGTCTTAATCGGCATTGGGATGGCAGCAGCTATGGACGCCCTTACCACGATGATGATCGTGTTTAGTCCCATTCAAACAGCGAGCCAGGCATACACGTGGTTAACCGGCAGTGTTTATGGAACGACCTGGGATGATGTGGCCGCAATGTTACCATGGGTGCTTTTGTTTATGCCTTTGGCTTACTTATGTACCCGGGCGATTCATGTTCAACAATTGGGTGATGGCGTGGCTGTAGGGTTGGGTGCGAAAATCCAGTGGCAGCGATTTTTCATGATTTTGATCAGTGTGGGGTTGGCGGGGGTGGCCGTCGCGTTTGCTGGTGGTGTCGGATTTGTCGGACTAATGGCTCCCCATATTGGAAGGTTTTTCGTGGGACGTTCATTCGCTGCGCTTGTGCCGGTGTCCGCCTTGATTGGAGGGTGGATGGTCGTGGTCGCGGATGTGATTGCCCGTACGGCGTTTCTGCCTTTAGATTTGCCAGTAGGCGTTTTGATTTCCGGCATTGGTGCCCCTTTCTTTATCTACTTGCTTTACCGAAATCGTCATATATAA
- a CDS encoding Tn7-like element transposition protein TnsE, whose translation MDALPKEVGERKFTKISDGITKRGYVIAEVFMMNGRQFNIIEVERERRSLSTLILSSLSRQDWDTIYNHLLMNLVNASGTWSIKSLTYFEGQGVKARILLGKFL comes from the coding sequence ATGGATGCTTTACCAAAAGAAGTAGGAGAGAGAAAATTTACGAAGATAAGCGATGGTATTACTAAGAGGGGTTATGTAATTGCTGAAGTTTTTATGATGAATGGGAGGCAATTCAACATTATTGAGGTAGAACGTGAACGACGTTCTTTATCAACGCTTATATTATCTTCACTTTCAAGACAGGATTGGGACACTATCTATAATCACTTGCTTATGAACCTTGTCAATGCTAGTGGCACTTGGTCTATTAAGTCATTAACATACTTCGAAGGGCAAGGGGTTAAAGCTAGAATCTTATTAGGTAAGTTTTTATAA
- a CDS encoding phosphatase PAP2 family protein, which translates to MWRSVAILLLIFIFSAVTFTLIAISSNQYTESFIDAVIYDWFSVVDNDFTHVVSWVSFFGSGEVLMILTALLMLWLGLKRKSYYQTFFVAVVMGGGVLLNLSLKFLFQRDRPEDISHFEIFGYAFEWVSYSFPSGHAMRAFLFCTLMIYLIWLYVRHTRTKIIFSLLFVLLILFIGISRVMLDAHFPSDIIAAFVASLAWFTLCLAVFRSFYNKRLRKQQDQGLKLREGDTDMPK; encoded by the coding sequence GTGTGGCGAAGTGTTGCGATTCTCTTACTTATTTTTATTTTTTCAGCAGTGACGTTTACTTTAATTGCTATTAGCTCTAACCAATATACAGAGTCTTTCATCGATGCTGTTATTTATGATTGGTTTTCCGTTGTCGACAATGACTTTACCCATGTTGTGTCATGGGTCTCATTTTTCGGTTCAGGCGAAGTGCTCATGATTCTGACTGCCCTTTTGATGCTATGGCTAGGCTTAAAAAGGAAGTCTTATTATCAGACGTTTTTCGTTGCGGTGGTGATGGGCGGAGGCGTTCTGTTAAATTTAAGCTTGAAGTTCTTGTTTCAGCGAGACCGCCCGGAGGATATCAGTCATTTTGAGATTTTTGGTTATGCGTTTGAATGGGTGTCTTACAGTTTTCCGAGTGGTCATGCAATGCGAGCTTTTTTATTTTGTACACTGATGATTTATTTGATTTGGTTATATGTACGTCATACACGCACGAAAATCATCTTTTCGCTATTGTTTGTGCTATTAATTTTGTTCATTGGCATTAGTCGGGTGATGTTGGATGCGCACTTTCCATCGGATATTATCGCTGCCTTTGTGGCTTCTCTAGCATGGTTCACCTTATGTCTTGCCGTTTTTCGGAGTTTTTATAACAAACGTTTACGAAAGCAACAAGACCAGGGCTTGAAGTTGAGAGAGGGGGATACCGATATGCCCAAATGA
- a CDS encoding DoxX family protein, with the protein MVIQKIMQNTMEWGLVVLRLLFGIVIVAIGLEKLIDVTGFRETLGITGIPSQLAYLVASFEVLGGLLLIAGFIIRIAALTIAGIKALSFFWAPYMDSVIISGFEILLILLTLAVIIAMNKKHKFSVTLQ; encoded by the coding sequence ATGGTAATACAAAAGATAATGCAAAACACAATGGAATGGGGGCTTGTAGTCTTACGCCTTTTGTTTGGTATAGTTATAGTAGCAATTGGATTAGAAAAGTTAATCGATGTCACCGGATTTCGAGAAACTCTTGGAATCACAGGAATCCCGTCTCAACTTGCTTATTTAGTGGCCTCTTTTGAAGTATTGGGAGGACTTTTATTGATCGCTGGTTTTATTATAAGGATCGCAGCCCTGACAATCGCAGGAATAAAGGCACTCTCGTTCTTTTGGGCACCCTATATGGACAGCGTGATCATCAGTGGATTTGAAATTCTCCTTATCCTATTGACACTTGCAGTAATCATTGCAATGAATAAAAAGCATAAATTTAGTGTTACACTCCAATAA
- a CDS encoding alanine racemase, producing MKKQKEGLVCANMHDLLSLQTRIKAIKSILPRKTRLFYAIKANSNANILETLFPHIDGFEVASLGELRKVRHISEETPVLFSGSGIQDDELEQALQAGVSYIHVKSLLELRKLIHVASDLNQDINTLIRINLHEHTLPVTNVTLAGKPSPFGMDEWTTEEALAILQDVENTHVHFQGFHVVSGIDLLRYSSFGPESSKLEFV from the coding sequence ATGAAAAAACAAAAGGAAGGGCTGGTATGTGCCAATATGCACGACCTCCTATCTTTACAAACGCGAATCAAAGCGATTAAAAGCATTCTTCCCCGGAAAACTCGGCTTTTTTATGCCATTAAAGCCAATTCAAACGCAAACATATTGGAAACGTTATTCCCGCACATCGATGGCTTTGAGGTTGCTTCGTTAGGTGAGTTGCGAAAGGTTCGCCATATATCGGAGGAAACTCCTGTGTTATTTAGTGGGTCGGGAATACAAGATGACGAACTGGAACAGGCACTACAGGCAGGGGTCTCTTACATTCATGTTAAGAGTCTGCTGGAATTGAGAAAGTTAATTCACGTAGCATCCGATCTAAATCAAGATATAAACACTCTTATTCGCATCAATCTTCACGAACATACATTGCCGGTTACAAACGTTACGTTGGCTGGTAAGCCTAGCCCTTTCGGAATGGATGAATGGACAACTGAAGAAGCGCTCGCAATCCTGCAGGACGTTGAAAATACACATGTTCACTTTCAAGGGTTTCACGTGGTTTCAGGTATTGATCTGCTTCGTTACTCGTCCTTTGGACCTGAAAGCAGTAAGTTAGAGTTTGTGTAG
- the mgtE gene encoding magnesium transporter — MQRLDKKSRGKYAEEILDFLRNENIPTFRKTFLDLHPMDQATIFTVLDLNERALLYHYISAGEFSSIFQELDYEVKLMILNELHEAYAADMLNEMDADDAASFLAKLPENTRENLLLSMDDTEEAEVRELMTYPEETAGSIMTKDYIQIKASFTTREVLEYLQKEGPSAETIYYLYVVNENEQLAGVLSLRDLITHEPSELVEKIMSTRLATVTDSDDQEEVARMIQHYDLLALPVLTKMGKLVGIITVDDAIDVIEEETTEDVGEFSAVRGATDEDVTAFQAAKKRAPWIVLLMFLGMITASTIEQFEETLEAIVLLAVFIPLIMDSAGNTGTQSLAVIVRGLATGSLDKKGVAKTLWREFKTGMMIGLASAIAIVILIYFLYGNTMLAVVVAVSIFLSLSLATVIGAIFPLIINKLKLDPAIASGPFITTINDILGLLIYFTIATSLLHYL, encoded by the coding sequence ATGCAACGTTTAGACAAAAAAAGCCGGGGAAAGTATGCAGAAGAAATCTTGGATTTCTTGCGAAATGAAAATATCCCGACCTTTCGAAAAACATTCCTTGATTTACATCCGATGGATCAAGCTACTATATTTACTGTCCTAGATCTCAACGAACGAGCCCTACTTTATCATTATATTTCAGCTGGAGAATTTTCGAGCATCTTTCAAGAGCTTGATTACGAAGTGAAACTTATGATCTTAAACGAACTTCATGAAGCGTATGCAGCTGATATGTTAAATGAGATGGATGCGGATGACGCTGCGTCATTTCTTGCCAAGTTACCTGAAAATACGCGAGAAAACCTCCTTCTAAGCATGGATGACACCGAAGAAGCAGAAGTTAGAGAGTTAATGACATACCCTGAAGAAACTGCCGGTTCTATCATGACAAAGGATTATATACAGATTAAAGCATCGTTCACGACCCGGGAGGTTCTGGAGTATTTACAAAAAGAGGGGCCCAGCGCAGAAACAATTTATTATTTATATGTCGTCAATGAAAATGAACAATTGGCGGGCGTCCTATCGCTGCGTGATTTAATTACCCATGAACCTTCAGAACTTGTGGAAAAGATAATGAGCACTAGGCTGGCAACGGTAACAGACAGTGACGATCAAGAAGAGGTAGCCCGAATGATCCAGCACTATGACCTGTTGGCGCTTCCCGTCTTAACAAAAATGGGAAAATTAGTCGGTATTATAACGGTCGATGATGCGATCGATGTTATCGAGGAGGAAACGACCGAGGACGTAGGGGAGTTTTCCGCTGTCCGCGGGGCCACAGATGAAGATGTCACCGCCTTTCAAGCCGCGAAAAAACGGGCGCCATGGATTGTCCTTTTAATGTTCCTTGGCATGATCACAGCCAGCACGATTGAGCAATTTGAAGAAACGTTAGAAGCGATTGTATTATTGGCTGTGTTTATCCCCTTGATTATGGATTCAGCAGGCAATACAGGCACACAATCGCTTGCTGTGATCGTTCGCGGGCTAGCGACAGGTTCCCTTGATAAAAAGGGAGTTGCAAAGACGCTTTGGCGTGAATTTAAGACGGGAATGATGATCGGCCTGGCTTCAGCGATTGCTATTGTCATTCTTATTTACTTCCTTTATGGAAATACCATGCTTGCGGTTGTGGTTGCTGTATCTATCTTTCTGTCTCTCAGCTTGGCAACGGTGATCGGGGCAATCTTTCCTCTGATTATTAATAAATTGAAGCTTGATCCAGCCATTGCCTCAGGACCGTTCATTACAACGATCAATGATATTCTAGGGCTGCTTATTTACTTTACTATCGCGACATCTTTATTGCACTATCTATAA
- a CDS encoding DinB family protein, giving the protein MKSKEIHDHFTKLKQQRKDFYNSSYVNLDRAWSRPFPEKWSIGETLYHLVLMIRLFRRFSSVYIPILLPVAHVRKKRGYKIEMHNIYETYHQDHKKAMNAPFLIKPPAGLEEKWSINDVQSLLEHETDKLMANLDNIEQDLAGQIYYPDPVAEYPNLIQCIHLLAIHEQHHFKLTKKYLAS; this is encoded by the coding sequence TTGAAAAGTAAAGAAATACATGACCATTTCACAAAATTAAAACAGCAGCGAAAAGATTTTTACAACAGTAGTTATGTGAATCTCGATAGAGCCTGGAGCCGACCGTTTCCGGAGAAATGGTCGATTGGCGAAACGTTATATCATCTGGTGTTAATGATCCGGTTATTCAGGCGATTCTCAAGCGTTTATATACCGATATTGCTCCCCGTGGCACATGTACGGAAGAAAAGAGGATACAAAATAGAAATGCATAATATTTACGAGACATATCATCAAGATCATAAAAAAGCAATGAATGCTCCATTTTTGATAAAGCCTCCGGCGGGCCTGGAAGAAAAATGGTCGATAAACGACGTCCAGTCACTTCTTGAACATGAGACGGACAAACTCATGGCAAATCTAGATAACATTGAACAGGATTTGGCCGGTCAAATCTATTATCCGGATCCTGTTGCGGAATATCCGAATTTGATACAGTGTATACATTTACTCGCCATCCACGAGCAACATCATTTTAAACTTACGAAAAAATATTTGGCTTCTTAA
- a CDS encoding ABC transporter substrate-binding protein, with amino-acid sequence MAIDLSLHLYVWYLFNENDYHYHGGYTMVVHKINNHAFLFLGMFTLIMLVSGCGNEEVGEQENSDNNESGEENNVTEVEHALGTAEIEGEPERVVTLYQGATDTAVALDVNPVGAVEPWVEQPMYEYLREDLEDVEIVGDEIQPNLEEIAALEPDLIVGTLLRHEEVYDQLNEIAPTVIEKDLNNFKNTLEVMGEATGQNDAAEQLLQEWDKRVADFQYQVEDELGEDWPMSASVINIRSDEVRMYTGGFPGRIIDEVGFEYTDVQQEAIADEEDILAFTNRESIPEMDAEIFFTFTQSNQGEDESEVEETMENWTNHPLWDELEAVENGEVHMVDEVKWNLGGGYIAAHHMLDDLYEVFDLEPEETGEG; translated from the coding sequence TTGGCAATTGATCTTTCCTTACATTTATATGTATGGTATCTTTTTAATGAGAATGATTATCACTATCACGGGGGGTATACAATGGTTGTCCATAAAATAAACAATCATGCTTTTCTTTTTTTAGGTATGTTTACGCTTATAATGCTTGTTTCTGGCTGTGGAAATGAAGAAGTAGGCGAACAAGAAAATTCGGATAATAACGAATCCGGTGAAGAGAATAATGTTACCGAAGTGGAACATGCGTTGGGGACTGCTGAAATAGAAGGTGAGCCTGAGCGAGTCGTGACTTTATATCAAGGGGCTACTGATACGGCTGTCGCGCTCGACGTTAACCCCGTAGGCGCTGTGGAACCCTGGGTAGAACAGCCGATGTATGAATACTTACGAGAAGATCTTGAGGACGTTGAGATTGTTGGGGATGAGATTCAGCCGAATTTGGAAGAAATCGCGGCATTGGAACCGGATCTTATTGTTGGCACTTTATTAAGACATGAAGAGGTCTATGACCAACTGAATGAAATCGCCCCTACTGTCATAGAAAAAGATTTGAATAACTTTAAGAACACGTTGGAAGTGATGGGAGAAGCGACAGGCCAAAATGATGCAGCAGAACAACTACTCCAGGAGTGGGATAAAAGAGTGGCGGATTTTCAATACCAAGTTGAGGATGAATTAGGGGAAGATTGGCCGATGTCTGCATCTGTGATAAACATACGATCAGATGAGGTTCGCATGTATACAGGCGGATTCCCGGGAAGAATCATCGATGAGGTTGGATTTGAATATACGGATGTTCAACAGGAAGCCATTGCTGATGAAGAAGATATTTTAGCATTTACTAATCGAGAGTCTATTCCAGAAATGGACGCCGAGATCTTCTTTACCTTTACGCAAAGCAACCAAGGAGAAGATGAAAGTGAAGTAGAAGAAACAATGGAAAACTGGACCAACCACCCATTATGGGATGAGCTGGAAGCTGTTGAAAATGGTGAAGTTCACATGGTCGATGAGGTCAAATGGAATTTGGGCGGTGGCTATATAGCTGCCCATCATATGTTGGATGATTTGTATGAAGTGTTTGACCTTGAGCCGGAGGAAACCGGGGAGGGATAA
- a CDS encoding ABC transporter substrate-binding protein, which yields MGKKQLFGILTGVSITAVLTACSEENTDKATGDEGNTSSENEEITVEHDLGETNVPVNPETVVSFDFGLTDSIRELGGNISGIPKAGVVPEHLSELESDKYEDVGDLFEPNFELINEMQPDVIFISGRTSDNYEELSEIAPTVYMDIDDENYIGLAEQPRTN from the coding sequence ATGGGGAAAAAACAACTATTTGGGATACTTACAGGTGTATCAATCACTGCTGTACTCACCGCGTGTAGCGAAGAAAATACCGACAAAGCAACGGGTGATGAAGGGAATACATCATCGGAAAATGAAGAAATCACGGTTGAGCATGACTTGGGAGAAACGAATGTGCCTGTCAATCCGGAAACAGTCGTATCATTTGATTTTGGCCTAACAGACTCCATTCGTGAATTGGGCGGTAATATCAGCGGAATACCGAAAGCAGGTGTTGTCCCGGAGCATTTATCAGAACTTGAAAGTGATAAATACGAAGATGTAGGGGATCTTTTTGAACCTAACTTTGAGTTGATTAATGAAATGCAACCGGATGTGATTTTTATTTCTGGTCGAACCTCCGACAATTATGAGGAGCTTAGCGAAATTGCACCAACCGTTTATATGGACATTGACGATGAGAACTATATAGGGCTTGCTGAACAACCACGTACAAACTGA
- a CDS encoding PH domain-containing protein, translating to MQDSTPFPKKMWFFGIWFGTFYVITGGYLIIKRGPFKKKIDLYTIHKIEKNHMISAGIALSIERYTLYYGESNTAIIAPKNIDQLVNEIEKETNNKIEFYG from the coding sequence TTGCAGGATTCAACACCCTTCCCAAAGAAAATGTGGTTTTTTGGGATCTGGTTTGGCACCTTTTATGTCATTACCGGTGGCTACCTTATTATCAAGCGAGGACCATTTAAGAAAAAAATTGACCTCTACACTATCCACAAAATCGAAAAAAACCATATGATCAGTGCCGGTATAGCTTTGTCGATCGAGCGATACACTTTGTACTATGGTGAGTCAAACACAGCAATTATTGCTCCTAAGAACATCGATCAACTCGTTAATGAGATCGAAAAAGAGACGAACAATAAAATTGAATTCTATGGGTGA
- a CDS encoding FecCD family ABC transporter permease yields MTQLFLSTKGKTLGLLLSICLLLTSFFLSVRLGQMSVEGAMIIDTLFRFDENVAEHVIIYERFSRAVTAALIGSSLAVSGGLLQALTRNPLASPGIFGINAGALFFVVFAVAFLSVSSLSALIWIAFAGAGIAAVIVLLLGLMGTDGLSPIRIVLAGTAVTALFTSFTQGMLVVNEANLDQMLLWMAGTVSGRTVDVLLPVLPLMIGALFCSFLLAKPVNILTSGDDIAKGLGQKTMAVKLALVLIAVLLAGGSVAIGGMIGFIGLIVPHIVRALVGNDHFWLLPYCVSLGASLLIFADLIARFIIMPQEMPIGIMTALIGAPFFIYIARKGFRKE; encoded by the coding sequence GTGACCCAATTATTTTTATCTACAAAGGGAAAAACCCTTGGGCTTCTTCTTAGCATTTGTCTTCTCCTTACTTCCTTTTTTTTAAGCGTGCGTTTGGGGCAGATGTCTGTAGAAGGAGCCATGATCATTGATACCCTGTTTCGCTTTGATGAAAATGTAGCAGAGCACGTTATCATCTATGAGCGGTTTTCGCGGGCAGTAACGGCTGCTCTCATCGGCAGCAGTCTTGCTGTTTCGGGTGGGCTTTTGCAAGCTCTAACGAGGAATCCGCTCGCCTCTCCCGGGATCTTCGGCATTAATGCCGGCGCGTTGTTTTTTGTGGTTTTTGCCGTGGCCTTCTTGTCGGTGTCTTCGTTGTCGGCGCTTATATGGATCGCCTTTGCAGGGGCTGGGATTGCGGCTGTTATTGTTCTTTTACTCGGATTGATGGGAACAGACGGATTGTCACCCATCCGGATTGTACTTGCAGGCACGGCGGTTACCGCTCTTTTTACTTCCTTTACCCAAGGGATGCTCGTCGTCAATGAAGCTAACCTAGACCAAATGCTATTGTGGATGGCAGGAACGGTGTCTGGTCGAACGGTTGATGTGCTGTTGCCGGTTCTTCCCCTAATGATTGGTGCGTTATTCTGTTCTTTTCTATTAGCGAAGCCGGTGAATATTCTTACCTCCGGGGATGACATCGCTAAAGGTTTGGGCCAAAAGACAATGGCCGTTAAACTCGCCCTTGTGCTGATTGCCGTCTTACTGGCGGGCGGTTCGGTGGCGATCGGGGGCATGATTGGGTTTATTGGGTTAATTGTCCCTCATATTGTACGGGCTCTTGTCGGGAATGACCATTTTTGGCTCCTCCCATATTGTGTCTCCCTAGGAGCCAGTCTACTGATTTTCGCGGATCTCATCGCTCGATTCATTATTATGCCTCAGGAAATGCCGATTGGGATCATGACAGCCCTGATAGGCGCTCCTTTCTTTATCTATATTGCAAGAAAGGGGTTTCGAAAGGAATGA
- a CDS encoding ABC transporter ATP-binding protein: MKVSLLQAHDLTLGYQDFVVIDDLDLTLPKGKITVFVGANGCGKSTLLRSLARLLKPKAGEVVLENQSVNQMATKEIAKQLAILPQGPVAPEGLTVWQLVKQGRYPHQSLLQQWSKQDEAFVQRALAATQTEHLADRTLHSLSGGQRQRVWIAMTLAQNTDILLLDEPTTYLDMAHQIEILDLCFDLNETEGRTIVMVLHDLNMAARYADNIVAVKDKTIYTEGRPEDVITADMVKHVFGMESEIIEDPLFGSPMCVPYGKGLKKQKSGEEKEIAYV, from the coding sequence ATGAAGGTGAGTCTTTTGCAAGCACATGATCTTACGTTAGGATACCAGGATTTTGTCGTTATCGATGACCTTGACCTTACATTGCCGAAAGGGAAAATCACCGTCTTTGTTGGAGCGAACGGGTGCGGAAAATCAACATTGCTTCGTTCCTTGGCGCGGTTATTAAAGCCAAAAGCCGGAGAGGTTGTGCTGGAAAATCAATCGGTCAATCAGATGGCAACCAAAGAAATCGCCAAGCAACTGGCGATCCTCCCTCAAGGACCGGTAGCTCCTGAAGGGTTGACGGTATGGCAGCTGGTGAAGCAAGGGAGGTATCCTCATCAAAGTTTGTTGCAGCAATGGAGCAAACAGGATGAGGCATTTGTGCAACGGGCGCTGGCAGCAACTCAGACGGAGCATTTAGCCGACCGCACGCTCCATTCTCTGTCGGGGGGGCAGCGCCAAAGAGTGTGGATCGCCATGACATTGGCTCAGAATACAGATATTCTGCTGTTGGATGAACCGACCACCTATCTAGATATGGCTCACCAGATTGAAATTTTAGATTTATGCTTTGATCTCAATGAAACGGAAGGCCGTACGATTGTCATGGTCCTTCATGATCTCAATATGGCCGCGCGCTATGCGGATAACATTGTAGCTGTTAAAGATAAAACCATTTATACGGAAGGCCGACCGGAAGACGTCATCACAGCCGATATGGTGAAACATGTTTTCGGAATGGAGAGTGAGATTATCGAAGATCCATTGTTTGGATCTCCGATGTGTGTCCCTTATGGCAAAGGTTTGAAAAAGCAAAAATCGGGAGAAGAAAAAGAAATTGCTTATGTATAA